In one Flammeovirga yaeyamensis genomic region, the following are encoded:
- a CDS encoding L-rhamnose isomerase has protein sequence MSNQTIIETYKLAKDVYSKYGIDTDKVLESLQNLSISLHCWQADDVGGFETKASSIGGGIQVTGNYPGKANTVEEMRADLEKVLSLLPGNHKLNLHAIYGEFNGEMVDRDQIEVKHFQGWIDWAKRNNVGIDFNATCFSHPKAEDGFTLSSKDEEVRKFWIEHVKRCREISNEIGKQLGQPCIHNTWIPDGSKDMCVDRLGHRTLLKASLDEIFETEYDSKYMKDAVESKLFGIGSESMVVGSYDFYLGYAIKNNKLICLDNGHFHPTEQVGDKISSVLQFVDEILLHMTRGVRWDSDHVVTLNDESTLIAQEVVRAGALDKTNVGLDFFDASINRVGAYVTGCRAARKAFLLALLEPTDLIKAHEEKGENFERMFLLEQAKSLPWGAVWDYYCLQQQTALDSEIIDVVQDYEKSHLLHRGEVLV, from the coding sequence ATGAGCAATCAGACTATTATAGAAACGTATAAATTAGCAAAAGACGTCTATTCTAAATATGGAATAGATACAGATAAAGTATTGGAGTCACTTCAAAACTTGTCTATTTCTTTACACTGTTGGCAAGCCGACGATGTGGGAGGTTTTGAGACCAAAGCATCTTCGATTGGAGGCGGTATTCAGGTCACTGGAAACTATCCTGGAAAAGCCAACACAGTGGAAGAAATGAGAGCAGATTTGGAGAAAGTACTCTCACTTTTACCAGGAAATCACAAACTGAACTTACATGCAATCTATGGAGAGTTTAATGGCGAGATGGTCGATAGAGATCAGATTGAAGTAAAACATTTTCAGGGTTGGATCGATTGGGCCAAAAGAAATAATGTAGGTATTGATTTTAATGCTACTTGTTTCTCTCACCCAAAAGCGGAAGATGGTTTTACACTTTCTAGTAAGGACGAGGAAGTTAGAAAATTCTGGATCGAACATGTAAAACGTTGTAGAGAAATCTCCAACGAGATTGGTAAACAACTAGGACAACCTTGTATTCATAATACTTGGATTCCAGATGGTTCTAAAGACATGTGCGTAGATCGTCTTGGCCATAGAACTCTTTTAAAGGCATCTTTGGATGAAATTTTCGAAACGGAATACGATTCGAAATACATGAAGGATGCAGTGGAAAGTAAGTTGTTTGGTATTGGGAGTGAATCAATGGTAGTAGGATCATATGATTTCTATTTAGGGTATGCCATTAAAAACAACAAATTGATTTGTTTGGATAATGGTCACTTCCACCCGACAGAACAAGTGGGCGATAAGATCTCATCAGTTTTACAATTTGTAGACGAGATTCTTCTTCACATGACAAGAGGTGTACGTTGGGACTCTGATCACGTTGTTACTCTTAATGATGAATCTACGCTAATTGCTCAGGAAGTAGTAAGAGCAGGAGCATTAGATAAAACAAACGTTGGTTTAGATTTCTTTGATGCTTCTATTAATCGTGTAGGTGCATACGTTACAGGCTGTAGAGCTGCACGAAAAGCATTCTTATTGGCTTTACTTGAGCCAACAGATTTAATTAAAGCACATGAAGAAAAAGGAGAGAATTTCGAAAGAATGTTCTTACTAGAGCAAGCGAAATCGTTGCCTTGGGGTGCTGTTTGGGATTACTATTGTTTACAACAGCAAACGGCTTTAGACAGCGAAATTATTGATGTTGTTCAGGACTACGAAAAGTCACACCTTCTTCACAGAGGGGAAGTACTAGTGTAA
- a CDS encoding AraC family transcriptional regulator, with amino-acid sequence MKDLNNYLIPSEEDINWGLYINVVGKATVEAGQAYPDPQHPTGYFFKWEKGRVLHEYQILYIVEGEGIFENKESTYEVQKGNIIFLRPGEWHRYQPNKKTGWTEYYIGFNGDWMGNVIKQETFQNTQLISTSASGQITSLFHDLFDIVKEERLGYQKIGCGIILQIIGHVVQLSKKRNDLGQGEKLVEQAKIKMQEALYTEVDFQEFCDENNISYSYFRKAFKELTGLAPLQYHLNLKIIKAKELLVGHQKKVKEVAFELGFNSVYYFSRLFKQKTGVSPKEYRS; translated from the coding sequence ATGAAGGATTTAAACAACTATTTGATACCTAGTGAGGAGGATATAAACTGGGGGCTATATATTAATGTAGTCGGAAAAGCTACTGTAGAAGCCGGGCAAGCTTATCCCGATCCTCAACATCCTACAGGGTATTTTTTTAAATGGGAGAAAGGAAGAGTTCTTCATGAATATCAAATACTCTATATTGTTGAAGGAGAAGGAATTTTTGAGAATAAGGAATCAACATATGAAGTCCAAAAGGGAAACATTATCTTTTTAAGACCTGGTGAATGGCACCGCTATCAACCGAATAAAAAAACGGGGTGGACAGAATATTACATTGGTTTTAATGGTGATTGGATGGGCAATGTCATTAAACAAGAAACATTTCAAAATACCCAACTCATTTCCACCTCTGCATCAGGACAAATCACTTCTCTATTTCATGATCTATTTGATATCGTAAAAGAGGAACGTTTAGGTTATCAGAAAATAGGTTGTGGAATTATACTTCAGATTATTGGACATGTTGTTCAGCTTTCAAAAAAGAGAAATGATTTAGGACAAGGTGAAAAACTTGTAGAACAAGCTAAAATTAAGATGCAAGAGGCATTGTACACTGAAGTGGATTTCCAAGAATTCTGTGACGAAAATAACATTTCCTATTCCTACTTTAGAAAAGCATTTAAAGAGTTGACTGGATTGGCTCCATTGCAGTATCATCTAAACCTAAAAATAATTAAAGCTAAAGAATTATTAGTGGGGCATCAGAAAAAAGTGAAAGAGGTGGCTTTTGAATTGGGCTTTAATTCGGTGTATTATTTTTCTAGATTATTTAAGCAAAAGACAGGAGTTTCACCTAAGGAGTATCGTAGTTGA
- a CDS encoding chalcone isomerase family protein, with amino-acid sequence MKTIFIFTFTVFSTLFSLGQTTEISNVTLQNYINVHGKKMELNGAGVRTKYFLPMYVSSLYLQDKSSNPNDVLYNVKHKVVQLDIISDFVTKERIEETVKEGFEYFRNSLEIDDEINMFLGVFKDEVVNGDKFQFVAEDTLCRIIKNNNELLVIDNINFQKALFSIWLGNKPINDDLKEEMLGK; translated from the coding sequence ATGAAAACGATTTTCATATTTACTTTTACTGTATTTTCTACTCTATTTTCTTTAGGTCAAACTACCGAAATTTCAAACGTCACCTTACAAAATTATATTAATGTCCATGGAAAAAAGATGGAACTCAATGGTGCAGGGGTAAGAACTAAATACTTTCTTCCAATGTATGTAAGTAGCTTGTATTTACAGGACAAATCAAGCAATCCGAATGATGTATTGTATAATGTAAAACATAAAGTGGTACAACTTGATATCATTTCTGACTTTGTGACAAAAGAACGAATTGAAGAAACAGTAAAAGAGGGTTTTGAATATTTTAGAAATTCTCTAGAAATTGATGATGAAATTAATATGTTCCTTGGTGTTTTTAAGGATGAAGTAGTAAATGGCGACAAGTTTCAATTTGTTGCGGAAGACACCCTCTGTAGAATAATAAAAAATAACAATGAGTTGCTTGTTATAGATAATATCAATTTTCAGAAAGCACTTTTTTCCATTTGGTTAGGAAATAAACCAATTAACGACGACTTAAAGGAAGAAATGTTGGGGAAATAA
- a CDS encoding FGGY family carbohydrate kinase translates to MLQEAIAVFDIGKTNKKLLIYNQQFQVIDHKEIKLKEKTDEDGSPCEDIDLLVIWMVSSFSEKLQSSKYRIVALNFSCYGASMVHLDQQGNRIGSFYNYLKQTSENFYQTLYQKYGGTDLFSEQTASPILQFLNSGLQLYWMKHHRQNHWEEVAQSLHFPQYLFYKFTGLQATDITSIGCHTALWDFKKDDYHQWVSDEELSFPKIVNNRFIGSIKKEITHQEVNVGIGIHDSTASIQPYQKISDGAPFLLISTGTWAINMNPNFNGDLSLSQLQNDCLLNINTDRNKILSSRYMLGRVHDVYCDCLRTSFDLEESFYRFIRFNQEHYQKAWEEINHGNYIIQNLNAYTEEEAKCNWPEGESIEYLYHQLMLELTLKEIDQVKEIMEEGQTYKKIYISGGFVKNEIFTKTIATVFKEIEVSTLSLDNTSALGAALMVVPSHWEQTIQCDEFKIAPLTNLELDVPVLVDRAGISIS, encoded by the coding sequence ATGTTACAAGAAGCAATTGCCGTTTTTGATATCGGTAAAACAAATAAGAAACTGCTGATTTACAATCAGCAGTTTCAAGTAATTGATCACAAAGAGATCAAACTAAAAGAGAAAACAGACGAGGACGGAAGTCCATGCGAAGACATCGATTTATTGGTGATATGGATGGTTTCCTCTTTTTCAGAAAAACTACAATCATCAAAATATAGAATTGTTGCCTTAAACTTTTCTTGTTACGGTGCCTCTATGGTGCATCTTGATCAACAGGGAAACAGAATAGGCAGCTTCTACAATTACTTAAAGCAAACATCAGAAAATTTTTATCAGACCTTGTATCAAAAATATGGAGGGACTGATCTTTTCTCAGAACAAACGGCTTCACCAATTTTACAATTCCTGAATTCAGGTTTACAACTTTATTGGATGAAGCATCATCGACAAAACCACTGGGAAGAAGTGGCTCAATCGCTACATTTTCCTCAGTATTTGTTCTATAAATTTACCGGTTTACAAGCAACAGACATTACTTCAATAGGATGTCATACTGCTTTGTGGGACTTTAAAAAAGACGATTATCATCAGTGGGTGAGCGACGAAGAGTTGTCGTTTCCTAAGATCGTAAATAATCGATTTATAGGTAGCATAAAGAAAGAAATTACACATCAAGAGGTAAATGTTGGTATTGGTATTCACGATAGTACAGCCTCTATTCAACCTTACCAGAAGATAAGTGATGGTGCTCCTTTCTTGTTGATTTCAACAGGAACATGGGCAATCAATATGAACCCAAATTTCAATGGAGACTTATCATTATCTCAATTACAAAATGATTGTCTATTGAACATAAATACAGATAGAAATAAGATTCTATCGTCAAGGTACATGTTGGGAAGAGTACACGATGTTTATTGTGACTGTTTACGCACATCATTTGATCTTGAAGAAAGTTTCTATCGATTTATAAGATTTAATCAAGAGCATTATCAAAAGGCATGGGAAGAAATTAATCATGGAAACTACATTATTCAAAACCTGAATGCCTACACAGAAGAAGAAGCAAAATGTAATTGGCCCGAAGGTGAGTCCATCGAGTACTTGTATCATCAATTAATGTTAGAATTAACCTTAAAAGAAATTGATCAAGTGAAAGAAATAATGGAAGAAGGTCAGACTTACAAAAAAATATATATCAGCGGAGGGTTTGTGAAAAACGAAATCTTCACCAAGACCATCGCTACAGTGTTTAAAGAAATTGAGGTAAGTACACTGTCGTTAGACAATACGTCTGCCTTAGGTGCAGCTTTAATGGTAGTTCCATCACATTGGGAACAAACGATCCAATGCGATGAATTTAAGATAGCACCTTTAACGAATTTAGAACTTGATGTGCCTGTATTAGTGGACAGAGCAGGTATATCTATTTCATGA